From a single Collimonas pratensis genomic region:
- the ssuD gene encoding FMNH2-dependent alkanesulfonate monooxygenase, protein MNVFWFIPTHGDSRYLGTSQGARPVNFDYMKQIAVAADTLGYDGVLLPTGRSCEDAWVVASSLLGFTQRLKFLVAIRPGLSTPGLAIRMASTFDRLSNGRLLINVVTGGDQAELEADGLFAEHAERYEISSEFLKVWRGALSGEGGEGGYNFIGKHIKVKGAKTLYPPVQKPYPPLYFGGSSEPAHELAAEQVDVYLTWGEPPAAVAEKIADIRARAAKHGRTVRFGIRLHVIVRETNQAAWAAAEDLISHVDDDVIARAQAAFSKMDSEGQRRMAALHGGRRDKLEVSPNLWAGVGLVRGGAGTALVGDAETVAARMQEYADLGIDTFILSGYPHLEESYRFAELVFPLLGKGRAASGEQALTGPFGEVIANGLLPKASQS, encoded by the coding sequence ATGAACGTTTTCTGGTTTATTCCGACACACGGCGACAGCCGTTATCTAGGCACCTCGCAAGGCGCGCGCCCGGTCAATTTCGATTACATGAAACAGATCGCGGTGGCGGCCGATACGCTTGGCTATGACGGCGTCTTGCTGCCGACCGGCCGCTCCTGCGAAGATGCCTGGGTGGTGGCGTCCAGTCTGCTGGGCTTCACCCAGCGCCTGAAATTCCTGGTGGCGATCCGCCCCGGCCTGAGTACACCGGGCCTGGCGATCCGCATGGCGTCGACCTTCGACCGTCTCTCCAACGGCCGCCTGCTGATCAATGTCGTCACTGGCGGCGACCAGGCGGAACTGGAAGCAGACGGCCTGTTTGCCGAGCATGCCGAGCGCTACGAGATTTCCTCCGAATTCCTCAAGGTCTGGCGTGGCGCCCTGTCCGGCGAAGGCGGCGAGGGCGGCTACAACTTCATCGGCAAGCACATCAAGGTCAAGGGTGCGAAGACCTTGTATCCGCCGGTGCAGAAACCCTATCCGCCCTTGTATTTCGGTGGTTCTTCGGAACCGGCGCATGAGCTGGCGGCAGAGCAGGTCGATGTCTACCTGACCTGGGGCGAACCGCCGGCAGCCGTCGCTGAAAAGATTGCCGATATCCGCGCCCGCGCCGCCAAGCATGGCCGCACGGTACGCTTCGGTATCCGCTTGCACGTGATTGTGCGCGAGACCAACCAGGCCGCCTGGGCTGCCGCCGAAGACTTGATCAGCCATGTCGACGACGATGTGATCGCGCGTGCGCAGGCGGCATTTTCCAAGATGGATTCGGAAGGCCAGCGGCGCATGGCAGCGCTGCACGGCGGCCGCCGCGACAAGCTGGAAGTTTCACCCAACCTGTGGGCCGGGGTCGGCCTGGTGCGCGGCGGCGCCGGCACCGCGCTGGTGGGGGATGCGGAAACGGTGGCGGCACGCATGCAAGAGTATGCCGACCTTGGCATCGATACCTTCATCTTGTCCGGCTATCCGCACCTGGAAGAGTCCTATCGTTTCGCTGAACTGGTGTTTCCGCTGCTGGGCAAGGGCCGGGCAGCGTCCGGCGAGCAAGCCCTGACCGGACCATTCGGTGAAGTCATCGCCAACGGCTTGCTGCCGAAAGCATCGCAAAGCTGA
- the ssuC gene encoding aliphatic sulfonate ABC transporter permease SsuC — protein sequence MSAVIHNRAAAPALAKKPQAGAARKGSALHIWKERLLPWLLPLLLILGWEFAAKVGWLSSRILPEPWAVARAAWLLTVSGELWTHVRISAWRAISGFAVGGGLGLLLGLLTGTFKQAETLLDTSIQMIRNIPALALIPLVILWFGIDESSKLFLVSIGVFFPVYLNTFHGIRSVDKGLIEMARSYGLSGWPLYRDVILPGALPSILVGVRFALGLVWVLLIVAETISAQAGIGYMTMNAREFLQTDVVLVGILLYALLGKLADMLARGLERYWLRWHPGYQ from the coding sequence ATGAGTGCAGTAATTCATAACAGGGCGGCCGCGCCGGCGCTGGCGAAAAAGCCACAAGCCGGCGCCGCCCGCAAGGGCAGCGCGCTGCACATCTGGAAAGAGCGGCTGCTGCCTTGGCTGCTGCCGTTGCTGCTGATCCTGGGCTGGGAGTTTGCCGCCAAGGTCGGCTGGCTGTCGAGCCGGATCTTGCCGGAGCCTTGGGCTGTGGCGCGCGCGGCCTGGTTGCTGACGGTGTCCGGCGAGTTGTGGACCCATGTCCGCATCAGCGCCTGGCGGGCGATTTCCGGCTTCGCCGTGGGCGGCGGACTGGGCTTGCTGCTGGGTTTGTTGACCGGGACTTTCAAGCAGGCGGAAACCCTGCTCGACACCAGCATCCAGATGATCCGCAACATCCCGGCGCTGGCGCTGATACCGCTGGTGATCCTGTGGTTCGGCATTGATGAGTCTTCCAAGCTGTTCCTGGTGTCGATCGGCGTGTTTTTCCCGGTGTACCTGAATACCTTTCATGGCATCCGCTCGGTCGACAAGGGCTTAATCGAGATGGCCAGGAGCTATGGCTTGTCGGGCTGGCCCTTGTACCGCGACGTCATCCTGCCGGGCGCCTTGCCTTCGATACTGGTGGGGGTGCGCTTTGCGCTGGGACTGGTGTGGGTCTTGCTGATCGTCGCCGAAACCATTTCGGCGCAGGCCGGCATCGGCTACATGACCATGAATGCCCGCGAATTCCTGCAGACCGACGTGGTGCTGGTCGGCATCCTGCTGTACGCCTTGCTGGGCAAGCTGGCCGACATGCTGGCGCGCGGCCTGGAGCGTTACTGGCTGCGCTGGCATCCAGGCTATCAGTAA
- a CDS encoding ATP-binding cassette domain-containing protein has translation MQIDLVENAEVEAAARSAARGISIQVRAVSKAYGEREVLKTLDVEIAAGEFVAIVGRSGCGKSTLLRLIAGLEQPSQGRIGFERGGQSSGHHDGAPEIRIMFQDSRLLPWKRVLNNVGLGLPRASQASVKALAQVGLEDRAHEWPAVLSGGQRQRVALARALVHEPELLLLDEPLGALDALTRIEMQQLIESLWKSRGFTAVLVTHDVQEAIALADRVLLIEDGEITLDERISLARPRARGNLAFAQLEERILARVLKHPAAQPDSALGDLSLQRTFSQVGWAV, from the coding sequence ATGCAAATTGATCTTGTTGAAAATGCTGAAGTAGAAGCCGCCGCCCGCAGTGCTGCGCGCGGCATCAGCATCCAGGTGCGCGCCGTATCCAAGGCGTATGGCGAGCGCGAGGTATTGAAGACATTGGATGTGGAGATCGCGGCAGGCGAGTTCGTTGCCATCGTCGGCCGCAGCGGTTGCGGCAAAAGCACCTTGCTGCGCCTGATCGCCGGGCTGGAGCAGCCCAGCCAGGGTCGCATCGGCTTTGAGCGGGGCGGACAGTCCAGCGGACACCACGATGGTGCACCCGAGATCCGCATCATGTTCCAGGATTCGCGGCTGCTGCCGTGGAAGCGGGTGCTGAACAATGTCGGCCTGGGTTTGCCGCGCGCCTCGCAGGCTTCGGTCAAGGCCCTGGCGCAGGTCGGCCTGGAAGACCGCGCCCACGAATGGCCGGCGGTATTGTCCGGCGGGCAGCGGCAACGGGTGGCGCTGGCGCGGGCGCTGGTGCACGAACCGGAATTGCTGTTGCTGGATGAGCCGCTGGGCGCACTGGACGCTTTGACCCGTATCGAAATGCAGCAGCTGATCGAATCGCTGTGGAAAAGCCGCGGCTTTACCGCGGTGCTGGTGACGCACGACGTGCAAGAAGCGATTGCGCTGGCCGACCGCGTGCTGCTGATCGAAGACGGCGAGATCACGCTGGATGAGCGGATCAGCCTGGCGCGCCCGCGCGCCCGCGGCAACCTGGCTTTCGCGCAGCTGGAAGAACGGATCCTGGCGCGCGTGCTGAAACATCCGGCGGCGCAGCCCGACTCTGCGCTGGGCGATCTTTCCCTGCAACGCACGTTCAGTCAAGTTGGCTGGGCTGTCTGA
- a CDS encoding TOBE domain-containing protein, which yields MSIQAINVRNQFRGKIHSITEDEVLSALDIETPSGIVSSVITTRSVRDLGLVVGSEVVALVKATEVSIAKL from the coding sequence ATGAGCATCCAGGCAATTAATGTCCGCAACCAGTTTCGCGGCAAGATCCATAGCATTACCGAGGATGAGGTTTTGTCCGCGCTCGATATCGAAACGCCGTCCGGCATCGTGTCGTCGGTGATCACCACGCGCTCGGTGCGCGATCTCGGGCTGGTGGTCGGATCGGAAGTGGTGGCGCTGGTAAAAGCCACCGAAGTATCGATCGCCAAGCTCTGA